The DNA window GCATTGAATTTGGGAAACGCTTTTATTACATCTGAATATTTGTAATTTCCGATATCCCCTTGATCGTATTTCCCTTCCGTTGTTCGGCCATAGACTTTCACTGAAAACCAAAGATTAGAAGCGGATTTCGCGCCCATGATTTCTACGGGTTCTGGGAATATTACTCTGCGGCCTGGGTTCTCTGGTTCTTCTGCCAAAATCAAAATTGGAGAAAATTTCTCGGCGAGCAGTTCGTCTTGCGTTTTGCTATCGGCAAGACTCGAAAATACAAAGATCAATATCGTCGCTATCCCTATCCCGTGAGCCCCATCACGGAACAAGTTTTGTACAAATTTTAAATCCATAATTCCATCTAAAAAATTATCAGGGCGGATAAGCCCCTACACCCGCCAGGAAATTTTCTCCCAATCCTCATCCTCGCATTGTTGCACGTATTCCCGCACAATCCGCAACGCATTGTCGGAACTGCCCGAACGATCCATATCCACCCAATTTATCGCATCGCGTTTTGCGACCATCCAGCTTTTCAAAATTTCAAAAGCGTCACCCGTTACAAGGTCTGATTCCAATTCCGCGAAAAAGTAGAACTCGTGCAGCGTACGCTCTACCGCCTCCCAATTCCACAGATCTTTGCGCGCTCGCACCTGAGCGAAAGACGTACTATCCACAACACAAAACAGCTCAACACATTCCGGCTCAGCCGATGGCAGAATCAGCACTATATTTTTTAAATTACCCAATTCCACATCGCGCTTGTGTACATCGAGTTGCGTATTAAACTCGGGCTGGCACAGTGCGATCAGTTTCGCCTCAAGCAGGAGCGCCTCAAGCTCAGATCCCACCGTCTCAACTTCCATGGACCATATCCGATTCAAAATCTGCTGCGTCTTTTCTGGTCGCTCCGATCTTCTGGCAAAATAACTGCCCACGCGCCTTCGCAAATTCACCGCCTTGCCCACATAAATCACGCCTCCCTCGCGATCCCGCATAATATAAACCCCGGGCAACTCGGGCAACGCGCTTAAAAATACCTCGTCAAAAGTATACGCATCAAAATTTATGGAAATAGGATCCGGGTACAGCGCGGCAGTCACAGATTCAATAGTATTAAGACCCTCCTCTTCACACCTTTCCAAAAGATGCAACAAAACATCGGCCTGCAAACTCGCCTCTCCTTCAGCCCCGCGATCTGACACAAAGGACAGTCCCATAGCAGAAGCCAGATCCTCGACAGAATGCAAACGGACATCGGGAAAGAAATGCCGCCCCAAACGAAACAGGCAAATCCCGGAATCCACGACATCTTTGCCCGTCATCAGGAGACACAATCTGTTCAAATCTCTCTTCATCCTGGGCCATTGAAATCCCACGGGAATCGCATCTCGTACTTCTTCCGCATAAGAAACCAATATCTCTTCCCGCGCATCCATGCGAACCTGAACCGCGGGAAACAGCGTCTCGCGCCCCCCCATCTGCACTTTGCGTCCTGCAAGCACATAAACCTCGGCATCCGCAGACGGGATCAGCCCAAAACAAAAAAAAGAAACCTCCCGCAGGGTCTTACCCTGTCCCGGAGGTCTTAAATACCACAGTCCACTGCGATCACATACAAACCGGGGATCATCATCAATAGCTGCACGCACCACTTGACCGGCTACGGCACCGCGTGCGCCGTGTAAACCCAGTGCCTCAGAAGCCAGTACCTCTGCGTGTACACCCGTATCGCGCTGCTCTAAAAAAGCATAGATGCGATCCTTAACAATCTGGTTCACAGTTTATCCTATCGGGATTTATGCACAATCGCACACAGCCATTCGCCATCGTCGAGCATCTCGTCAAGCACCAGATCGCTCCTATCCAGTACCGTGCAAAGCGCTTCGCGCTCGCGATCCAAATTCCCTCCCAAAATCGCGCACCCTTCGGGATGCAGTCGCTTTGCCAATTCTGGAATGAGCGGAAATAAAATACTGCTGATGATATTTGCAACTACCACATCAAAAATCCCCGATACCCTATCGACAGAACACTGCATCAAAACCACCTGTGCATCCACATCATTCAAAACACAGTTGGCTCGGGCATTCTCAATCGCAGATCCTTCAATATCCACAGCCACTACTTCAGCCGCGCCCAACTTCACAGCCGCAATGCTCAAAATCCCCGATCCCGTACCAACATCCAGCACCCGATCCCCTGATATTATCCTCTTCTCTAAACCCAAAAGCGCCAGGCGCGTTGTCTCGTGATGCCCGGTGCCAAACGCCATTTGAGGGTCAATCGCGATAGTAAAACCACCCGGAGGGTCGGGCACCCTGTCCCACGGTGGACAAATTACCATGCGAGGGGAGGGATAAACAGGCTGAAAAAAAGAACGCCACCCCAGTGTCCAATCCGTATCGGGCACGGGTTCAAAGCGGCATTCACAGGGCACGAGAGCCTGTTCTATCTCCGCTTTATTTTCTGCCGCCTCAAAATACGCCGTCAGCCGAACCCCATCGCTTATATCCTCTTCCACCACACCACAACAGCCCAGCTCGAACAACTTGGCAGACACAACCTCAACCTTTGCCCGCGGCAACACCACAGATACTTGAAAATAGGTATTCACTTTCTCACCATGAATGCGTGCGATGGCCCTGGCCGGGAAACCATATCTGATCGACAAAAAACGACAGAAGCACACCCAGAGCATGGCCTACGAGTAGCCCTAAAAATAAGGGACGCAAACGCCGATAGAGATCCACGCCGCCTATGCGTAAAATGATCGATTTGATGCCCCATGCCATAAAAACAGAAAAAACTGAATGCACGGCATGCGTCAGCGGCACGACCATGCCAATGGGCGCGAGGGGCCACCAGGTAAAGCGGTAGCGCATCAGACTCACCACGGCAAAAATGCCAATACCCAACAGCAAAAACAAAGGACGCTCGCTCTCCCATTTTTCTTCGCCCTTCAGGGCCTTGACCAGCCCATCGTAGGTTCGCGGCGGATAGCGCGTGAACGGAAAATCGTTAAAATTATAAGCCCCGTGCAAATAGCCCAGATAAAGCGAATAGGCAATTGCAGCACCAATGCCGATCACGAGCGTCAGTCCAATGCCCAAAATGAGCCGCTTCTTATTTCTTCCCGCCATATCTGCAATGCGCGCCGCATGCACGAGCGGGGGCATAAACATCGCTTTGCTCTGTGAGCGCACCGAATCAACCAGGCGCAATGCCGTCAGCGTTGAAGCATCAAATGATTTGGGCCCAAAAATAAAGGGCAAGAGGCCATTGGGCGTCATCGGCATGCTAAAATAAATCACACCGGTCTCTGCAATCACCCGCGCCGTGCCCAGATAAGTAATAAAAATACCCAGCGTAAGAGCAATCGCAACAGCCCAGCTAATGCCCACAGCCTGAAACCAGAAAATCAGAAAAATCAGACTAAGCAGCAGGCCAAATGCACACGCGCGATATGAAAGCATCTCGTCTGAATCATCGATCTGTCGATCTCCGCGAAATGCTTTGACAAACACATCGCGAATGTGAAACCTCGCCATCCACAACCCAAATAAAACCATCGCCACAAATGCACCCCCAGCTTGTAGCGAGGTCGTCGCATCTGCAGCACTACCTTTATTGCTCAGATTAATCCCCACGCGCCTGTAAAACATGACCTGCACGCAGTAAAACAAATAAAATACCCAGATGGAAAACAACACATCCAGGTTGGCAAAATAGGCAAAACCCACAGTATAAAAATTAAACCGCACATGAATGCGCGGGAAATACACGCCCATAGGCATCCACCCCGGTCCCAGACTGATAACCGGAAATCCGGGTGAAAAATAACTGATAATATTCCAGGACAGGATGAGAAATGGAATGGCAGCGCCAAAAAGGAAGAACTTATTCTTCAAAAGCGGTACTCTGTGCTCTGCTTCGGCCAGATCACCTGCCGGGTGCAAAATGGGATACGCCAACCGCTCGTGTTCTGCCCATTGCTTGCGCAACATCACCGCCAGACAAATGCACCCCACCACAATGGCTGCAATAAACGTCATCCAGCCAAACAAAGGCACAAACCAAACACCCCAGGGAATGGGCATGTCCGGACTGGGTAGG is part of the Gemmatimonadota bacterium genome and encodes:
- a CDS encoding 50S ribosomal protein L11 methyltransferase → MLWVCFCRFLSIRYGFPARAIARIHGEKVNTYFQVSVVLPRAKVEVVSAKLFELGCCGVVEEDISDGVRLTAYFEAAENKAEIEQALVPCECRFEPVPDTDWTLGWRSFFQPVYPSPRMVICPPWDRVPDPPGGFTIAIDPQMAFGTGHHETTRLALLGLEKRIISGDRVLDVGTGSGILSIAAVKLGAAEVVAVDIEGSAIENARANCVLNDVDAQVVLMQCSVDRVSGIFDVVVANIISSILFPLIPELAKRLHPEGCAILGGNLDREREALCTVLDRSDLVLDEMLDDGEWLCAIVHKSR